In Papaver somniferum cultivar HN1 chromosome 1, ASM357369v1, whole genome shotgun sequence, a genomic segment contains:
- the LOC113284499 gene encoding 1-aminocyclopropane-1-carboxylate oxidase homolog 1-like, with the protein MEITGAGEQQPSYDRLKELKAFEESKAGVKGIVDAGIVKIPRMFVRPLDELAEELNHTEQENSNFEIPVIDMKSVDQNEHQRHNEVIDDIRRAAGTWGFFRLVNHGIPLTVMNEIIKGMKRFHEQDTAIKKQYHSNDPKTGCMFYTNFDLYVSKYANWRDSLRCNLLSPDPLDPQELPDTCRDIIVEYWKHITKLADTVTGLLSEALGLEQDHLKRIFTDFLVLSGHYYPACPEPELTLGTSKHSDPSFFTLLLQDHIGGLQFLHQNQWVTVKPISGTLIVNIGDLLQLISNGKFKSAEHRVLANRDGPRVSVACFLNTKFSDDTKIYGPMKEILSEVNPPIYKNITMKEYTDYYFRKGLDGVFALNQFKLSSN; encoded by the exons ATGGAGATTACCGGAGCTGGAGAACAGCAGCCTTCCTATGATCGTCTCAAAGAACTGAAGGCCTTTGAAGAATCAAAAGCTGGTGTGAAAGGAATAGTTGATGCTGGAATTGTAAAGATCCCTCGCATGTTCGTACGACCACTGGATGAGCTCGCTGAAGAGTTAAATCATACTGAACAGGAAAACAGCAATTTTGAGATTCCTGTGATTGATATGAAAAGCGTGGATCAAAATGAACATCAGCGACACAATGAAGTTATTGATGACATTCGACGTGCAGCGGGAACATGGGGTTTCTTTCGATTGGTGAACCATGGAATTCCTTTAACCGTAATGAATGAGATTATTAAAGGTATGAAAAGATTTCATGAGCAAGATACAGCGATTAAGAAACAATATCATTCGAATGATCCCAAAACAGGTTGCATGTTTTATACTAATTTCGATCTCTATGTATCAAAATATGCTAACTGGAGAGACAGTCTAAGATGTAACCTATTATCTCCTGATCCTCTTGATCCTCAAGAATTGCCAGACACTTGCAG AGATATAATAGTTGAGTATTGGAAGCATATTACGAAGTTAGCAGATACAGTTACTGGGTTGTTATCGGAGGCTCTAGGATTAGAACAAGACCACCTTAAAAGGATTTTTACTGATTTCTTGGTACTTAGTGGTCATTATTATCCAGCATGCCCTGAACCTGAACTAACCTTAGGGACAAGTAAGCATTCAGACCCGAGTTTCTTTACCCTTCTTCTACAAGATCATATTGGCGGACTacaatttcttcatcaaaatcagtGGGTTACTGTAAAACCAATCTCTGGAACTCTAATAGTAAACATTGGAGATCTTCTTCAG CTTATCAGCAATGGCAAGTTCAAAAGCGCTGAACACAGGGTACTAGCCAATCGAGATGGACCAAGAGTATCAGTAGCATGTTTCCTGAATACAAAATTTAGTGACGACACAAAGATTTATGGTCCTATGAAAGAGATACTATCAGAGGTGAATCCCCCTATTTACAAAAATATTACGATGAAAGAATACACTGACTATTACTTTAGGAAAGGACTTGACGGTGTTTTTGCCCTTAATCAATTTAAATTGTCAAGTAACTAG
- the LOC113284506 gene encoding 1-aminocyclopropane-1-carboxylate oxidase homolog 1-like, which produces MFVRPLDELTEELDHIEDEHSNFEIPVIDMKNVDSDDHHQRKEITDQVRRASGTWGFFRLVNHGIPLTVTDEIIKGIKRFHEQDTEIKKKIYSNDPKTGCTFHTNFDLYVSKYANWRDSLRCNLLSPDPLDHQKLPDTCRDIIVEYWKHIMKLANTVTGLLSEALGLEQDHLKRIFTDFLVLSGHYYPACPEPELTLGTSKHSDPSFFTLLLQDHIGGLQILHQNQWVTVKPIPGTLIVNIGDLLQLISNNKFKSAEHRVLANRNGPRVSVACFLNTKSSDNTKIYGPLKEILSEENPPIYKNITMKEYIEHYVKKGLGGVSALDHFKLSSN; this is translated from the exons ATGTTCGTTCGACCACTGGATGAGCTCACTGAAGAGTTGGATCATATTGAAGATGAACACAGCAATTTTGAGATTCCTGTGATTGATATGAAAAACGTGGATTCAGATGACCATCACCAACGCAAGGAAATTACTGATCAAGTTCGACGTGCATCGGGGACTTGGGGTTTCTTTCGATTGGTGAATCATGGAATTCCTTTAACTGTAACAGATGAGATAATTAAAGGTATCAAAAGATTTCATGAGCAAGATacagagattaagaaaaaaatttactcaaatgatcccaaaaCAGGATGCACGTTTCATACGAATTTCGATCTCTATGTATCAAAATATGCTAACTGGAGAGACAGTCTAAGATGTAACCTATTATCTCCAGATCCTCTTGATCATCAAAAATTGCCAGACACTTGCAG AGATATAATAGTCGAGTATTGGAAGCATATTATGAAGTTGGCAAATACAGTTACTGGGTTGTTATCGGAAGCTCTAGGATTAGAACAAGACCACCTTAAAAGGATTTTTACTGATTTCTTGGTACTTAGTGGTCATTACTATCCAGCATGCCCTGAACCTGAACTAACCTTAGGGACAAGTAAGCATTCAGACCCGAGTTTCTTTACCCTTCTTCTACAAGATCATATCGGCGGACTACAAATTCTGCATCAGAATCAGTGGGTTACTGTAAAACCCATCCCGGGAACTCTAATAGTAAACATTGGAGATCTTCTTCAG CTTATCAGCAATAACAAGTTCAAAAGCGCTGAACACAGGGTACTAGCCAATCGCAATGGACCAAGAGTATCAGTGGCATGTTTTCTGAATACAAAATCCAGTGACAACACAAAGATTTATGGTCCTTTGAAAGAGATACTATCAGAGGAGAATCCCCCTATTTACAAAAATATTACGATGAAAGAATACATTGAGCATTACGTTAAGAAAGGACTTGGCGGTGTTTCCGCCCTGGATCACTTTAAGTTGTCTAGTAATTAG